A region of the Pricia mediterranea genome:
CGCCAACCCGATGTCGATTTCTATCCCAGGGATACCCAACAACAAGGTAAGTGCGTCGGCTCCCGGACTGAAGAAGGTCAGTGGAAGCAAGTATATCATGAACCCGCAACAGGGTCGCACGGTTAAGATTACCGCATCCGGGGTATTGCCCGATGGTCAGCGTATCTCGACCCCCGCGGAATTCCGAATTAAGGATATTCCCCGGCCCGCAGGTACGGTCAGTAAGCAAGACGGTTCTGTTAAAATGCCTAGGAACAATATGGAAATCGCCACTATCGGCGCCATGTTGGAGGATTTCGATTTTGATTTGAACATTGCGGTGAGCGGATTCAAGTTCAAGGTGCCGGGACAGCCTACGGTAAGTGTCAACGGCAACAAGTTGAACGGTATGGCCAAGACCGCCCTCAAAAGAGCGAAAAGAGGTGACGTGGTACAGGTTTTCGACATCAATGCCTATATTACCAATAACAAAAGTTATAAATTGAAGAAAGTGTCTCCTGTAGTTGTGGAGATTACGAACTAATAACAAGTCAAAATCCGGGTGGTCTCAGGGCTGCCCGGTACTTTAAAATTAACGAACATGAATTGGAAAAATGTTTTACTGATCGGAGCCGTGGCGCTGTTGCCCGCTTCCTTGATGGCCCAGGCGAACATATTGAACGCCAAGAAGCCCGAGGATATCGGCAAGAAAACCGCAGCCCAAAAGGCGATGGACAATGACGCCCCGCTCGAATACGGCTATGTCGACGATCGTGACATTCTATGGTCAAAGACCGTTTGGGAAGTCATCGACCTCGATGAGCGGGTCAATTTCCCCCTGTACTATCCCACCGACACCATTGATATCGGTGCCGATAGACGTTCGTTGTACGATGTACTGATGAAAGGCATTAAGAGCGGTAAACTGAAAGATGTATATGCGGACTCCTACTTTAAGGATAAGCGAGAGTTGAGCGATCTTCAGGCCACTTTGCAAAAAGTCGATACGACCGATTTCGGATATGAGCAGATCAATGCCGGCGAGGCGCTCTCTCCCGAATATGTCATGCGTAGAAACCTTTCGGCGGCTGATATCGAAGAATATCGAATCAGGGGGATGTGGTATTTCGACAAGCGCCAAGGAGAACTAAAGTACCGTTTATTGGGTATTGCGCCGGTGGCACCCGATGTCAACTTTATCGATGACGATTCAATGAACCCGGCGGATGCCAAGGTCGAACTGTTCTGGGTATTTTACCCTGATGCCCGTCAAATTTTGCACGATGCCAAGGTGTTCAACCAGCGCAACTCGGCCCAGCCGATATCGTTCGATATGTTGCTGAACTCAAGAAGGTTCAATGGGGTCATCTATCGCGAGGACAACGTGCACGGAGATCGAGAGGTCAACGATTATATCAGTGATAATGCGCTGTTCCAATTGCTGGAGGCCCAAAGGATCAAAGAGGTCATCCGCGATCGTGAACAGGACATGTGGGCGTACTAATGAAAGCCGACCTTGAAGACTGCGCAGCAGGAATTCAAGGACGATGCTTGAATTGGTCCCGCCGCAGGGCGGGATGTCAGCATCTAAAATTTGAAATTTCCAATTCAACAGTATTGAAACGCCTTGGTAAAACGCCAAGGCGTTTTTCGTGTGTAGTTGCGAGCCCCGCTCGCCGTAGGCGGGCGGGGCGCGGCAATCTGTTCAGCATTCTAGAGGTTTCAACAGATTGCCGCGCCTTGTTTTTGCCGAAGGCAAAACAAGACTTCTAATGACTGCCAGTTTTATACCTTTGGCCCATGTTAGACTACCTCATTGTAGGCCTTGGCCTCGCCGGTATTTCCTTCGCCGAACAGCTCGAAAAAAACGGAAAATCCCATTCCGTGATCAGCGACGATTCACAAATCTCTTCCGTGGTGGCCGGCGGATTGTACAATCCGGTCATCCTAAAGCGCTTTACCCTGGCCTGGAAGGCAAAGGAACAGTTAGACAGGGCCATCCCATTTTATACAGAACTCGAAAAGAAACTGGGAATTACATTGAACCAAAAGCTGCCCGTCTATCGTCGATTTGCATCCGTAGCGGAACAGAATGCTTGGTTCGAGGCCGCCGATAAACCGGGACTCCAAATGTTCCTCTCCCCTAAGATCCATCCCAATACAAATCCACATATCAACGCGCCGTTCGGATATGGGGAGGTGATGGGCATCGGCCGTATCGATACTGCACTGCTGATTACATCCTATAAAGAGTACTTAAGGAAGAAACAAATGTTTCTCGCGGAACGCTTTGATTACGAAAACCTGCAGATCGGCAAAGACCACGTCCGCTACTTTTCTCGCGATGGCAGGGAACTGAGGGCCCGACGGATCGTTTTTGCCGAGGGCTTCGGAATGAAGCAAAATCCCTTTTTCAGAGATTTGCCGATGCAGGGAAGCAAAGGGGAGTATCTGTTCATTAGGGCCCCGGAACTACATGAGGAAAGCGCGATCAAGTCATCTGTATTCGTAATTTCCGAAGGTGAGGCTACGTACCGGGTCGGTGCAAACTATGGGCGGGACGACAAAACCAATGTCCCGACAGAAGCCGCAAGAAACGAACTGCTCAAAAAATGGGAAGACTTGGTGCGCTGCGATTACGAAATTGTCGACCAAATAGCGGGGGTACGTCCTACCGTAAAGGACAGAAGACCCTTGGTGGGGAGGCATCCCGAACATCATCGGCTCTATGTGCTAAACGGGTTCGGTTCAAGGGGGGTGATAATTGCGCCTTATGCCGCGGAGGGACTTTTTGAGTATATCGAGCGGAACGTGACCTTGCCAGCTAGTATAGACAGTGCCAGATTTGAGCGGTAACTGTCATGGGAGCAGTGTGTTGCCCTATTGATGTTTTTCAGGAGGGGCTTCGGCCGCCTCGGGATCGTACTTTACAAAAAGACTGATCCAAATATTTCGGGACAGGCGGATGATGACCGGCATAAAGACCACCAGGGTGGCGACAATGGCGATAAAGGAATTAATCAACCCGGTGCCGACAATTAGAAACGCAATGACAAAGGCGGCTACGGCGAACGCCACCCCTAGACCATAACTGACGTACATCGCACCGTAGAAAAACGAAGGCTCCATCTTATATTTCAATCCACATCGGGAGCAGCGCTCGTGCATTTTGAACAGGTATCCCATCCGGTACGGGTTGTCGTCCAGATACATGCTTTCTCGATGGCATCTAGGGCACTTCCCTGTCAAAATACTATAAAGTTTATTTCCCTTTTTGAACATTTGGAACCTTTTTTTACAAAGTTAAGGGTTCAAAAAGGATAACTTACCTTTGCAAATTGAAAATTGCGTTTATCGGCCTCGACCATTAGTTTCCGACTGCGCGTTTGCCGAACGGAATTGAGGTATTCGAACTGATACGGTAGAGCCCCATTAAACGCCTTGAATTCTATATAGAACCTGAAACTCAATGCTGAACGTCCATAATCTTTCCGTCTCTTTCGGCGGCGAATATCTTTTTGAAGAAATCTCCTTTCGTTTGAACGGGGGCGACCGGGTAGGTCTGATCGGTAAGAACGGCGCCGGTAAATCGACCTTGTTGAAACTATTGGCGGGAGATATGTCCTTGGATACGGGAACCATCGCCAAGGAAAAGGGCATTAAGATCGGTTTTTTAAGGCAGGATATCGATTTCGAACAGGGACGCACCGTCCTGGAAGAATCTTATCAGGCCTTCGAGGAAATTAAGACGTTGGAAGCGGAACTGGAACGCATTAACCATCAGCTTGCCGAACGAACGGATTACGAAAGTGAGGGCTACAACCAATTGATGATCGATTTAGGGGATGTTACACATCGGTACGAAATCATTGGGGGCTATAACTATCAGGGCGAGACTGAAAAAATATTGTTGGGACTGGGTTTCAAAAGGGAAGACTTCGATAAAAAGACCGACACATTTTCCGGAGGATGGCGCATGCGCATCGAACTGGCAAAACTACTCTTGCAAAATAATGATGTGCTGCTGTTGGACGAACCCACCAACCACTTGGATATCGAGTCCATCTTGTGGCTTGAACAGTTTTTGAACGGATATGCGGGTGCCGTGGTCATCGTCTCGCACGATAAAATGTTTCTCGACAACGTCACCAATCGCACTATCGAAATATCTTTGGGCCGCATCTACGACTACAACAAACCCTATACGGAATTTTTAAAGCTGCGGGCCGAAATCAAGGAGCAGCAGCTGAACGCCCAAAAGAATCAGGAAAAGGAAATACAGCAGGCCGAACGCCTGATCGAAAAGTTCAGGGCCAAGTCCACCAAAGCCTCAATGGCACAGTCGCTGATCAAGAAATTGGACCGGATGGAACGTATCGAGGTCGACCAAGACGATAATGCGGTGATGAACTTGCGTTTTCCCGTTTCCATAACGCCCGGGAAGGTGGTTGCGGAAATGGAACACCTTTCGAAAAGCTATGGAAAGAAAGAGGTGCTCGATGACATCAACCTGTTGCTCGAACGAGACAGCAAGACGGCATTTGTAGGGCAGAACGGACAGGGGAAATCCACCCTAGCCAAGATTATGGTAGGCGAGCTCGACCACGCGGGCAAAATGAAGTTGGGCCACAACGTACAGATCGGGTATTTCGCCCAGAACCAAGCGGAATATCTCGACGGCAGCAAAACGGTGCTCGATACCATGATTGACGCCGCTACCGAAAAGAACCGAAGTAAGGTCAGGGACATTTTGGGCTCTTTTTTATTTAGTGGCGATGATGTCGACAAATATGTGAAGGTACTTTCGGGCGGGGAGCGCAACCGTCTCGCCTTGGCCAAGATGTTGTTGCAGCCTTTCAACGTGCTGGTCATGGACGAACCTACCAACCATCTCGATATCCAATCCAAAAACGTACTCAAGCAGGCATTGAAGAATTTCGACGGCACCTTGATCGTGGTTTCCCACGACAGGGACTTCCTGCAGGGCCTTACCGATAAGGTCTATGAATTCAGGGACAAAAAAATAAAGGAGTATTTGG
Encoded here:
- the gldN gene encoding gliding motility protein GldN; its protein translation is MNWKNVLLIGAVALLPASLMAQANILNAKKPEDIGKKTAAQKAMDNDAPLEYGYVDDRDILWSKTVWEVIDLDERVNFPLYYPTDTIDIGADRRSLYDVLMKGIKSGKLKDVYADSYFKDKRELSDLQATLQKVDTTDFGYEQINAGEALSPEYVMRRNLSAADIEEYRIRGMWYFDKRQGELKYRLLGIAPVAPDVNFIDDDSMNPADAKVELFWVFYPDARQILHDAKVFNQRNSAQPISFDMLLNSRRFNGVIYREDNVHGDREVNDYISDNALFQLLEAQRIKEVIRDREQDMWAY
- a CDS encoding NAD(P)/FAD-dependent oxidoreductase codes for the protein MLDYLIVGLGLAGISFAEQLEKNGKSHSVISDDSQISSVVAGGLYNPVILKRFTLAWKAKEQLDRAIPFYTELEKKLGITLNQKLPVYRRFASVAEQNAWFEAADKPGLQMFLSPKIHPNTNPHINAPFGYGEVMGIGRIDTALLITSYKEYLRKKQMFLAERFDYENLQIGKDHVRYFSRDGRELRARRIVFAEGFGMKQNPFFRDLPMQGSKGEYLFIRAPELHEESAIKSSVFVISEGEATYRVGANYGRDDKTNVPTEAARNELLKKWEDLVRCDYEIVDQIAGVRPTVKDRRPLVGRHPEHHRLYVLNGFGSRGVIIAPYAAEGLFEYIERNVTLPASIDSARFER
- a CDS encoding DUF983 domain-containing protein; protein product: MFKKGNKLYSILTGKCPRCHRESMYLDDNPYRMGYLFKMHERCSRCGLKYKMEPSFFYGAMYVSYGLGVAFAVAAFVIAFLIVGTGLINSFIAIVATLVVFMPVIIRLSRNIWISLFVKYDPEAAEAPPEKHQ
- a CDS encoding ABC-F family ATP-binding cassette domain-containing protein, coding for MLNVHNLSVSFGGEYLFEEISFRLNGGDRVGLIGKNGAGKSTLLKLLAGDMSLDTGTIAKEKGIKIGFLRQDIDFEQGRTVLEESYQAFEEIKTLEAELERINHQLAERTDYESEGYNQLMIDLGDVTHRYEIIGGYNYQGETEKILLGLGFKREDFDKKTDTFSGGWRMRIELAKLLLQNNDVLLLDEPTNHLDIESILWLEQFLNGYAGAVVIVSHDKMFLDNVTNRTIEISLGRIYDYNKPYTEFLKLRAEIKEQQLNAQKNQEKEIQQAERLIEKFRAKSTKASMAQSLIKKLDRMERIEVDQDDNAVMNLRFPVSITPGKVVAEMEHLSKSYGKKEVLDDINLLLERDSKTAFVGQNGQGKSTLAKIMVGELDHAGKMKLGHNVQIGYFAQNQAEYLDGSKTVLDTMIDAATEKNRSKVRDILGSFLFSGDDVDKYVKVLSGGERNRLALAKMLLQPFNVLVMDEPTNHLDIQSKNVLKQALKNFDGTLIVVSHDRDFLQGLTDKVYEFRDKKIKEYLGDINYYLDQRKAADFRTIEKKQEEVRSKQEKKKGPTDYETQKKIKSLKNKVSSVESKVSRLEKEIAEIDHELLMDYDATIAKPGFFDTYQKKKKDLENLMHRWEELTEKLEGIES